In Lodderomyces elongisporus chromosome 1, complete sequence, a genomic segment contains:
- the GAP4 gene encoding S-adenosylmethionine permease gap4 — MVDFEKQSDESDSNLKSVGHGNQTVTVIDSHTSLPGGLSQYPSTGNNVSNKYTSAQQDLPGRGLYSTSSASSSSSSTQSHNSYTNFNTEKQPIHKRIIDSFRPINLEDQGFGDEEIANMTPLERSIVASARHPLARRLKTRHLTMIAIGGSIGTGLFVGSGYALANGGPAAVLIGYSIVGYALLTVVNALGELSVQFPVSGSFNAFFSRFVDPSWGFTLALMYYLSWAISYPSELIAAAMTIQYWNTSISPAVWVAVIWVVVSAINFFGVKGYGEVEFGLSIIKVLAVVGFLILGVCIICGVGDQGYIGAKFWHNPGAFNHGFKGVCSVFISAAFSFGGIELVALAAAETKNPKKSLPAAVKQTFWRVAIFYLLTMLIIGLLVPYTNDDLMNGEGIAASPFVIALEYGGIRVVNHIMNAVIVIAVISVGNSSVYGASRTLASLAAQGLIPNIFGYIDREGRPLIAIIITSLIGLLGFLVVNKNEDEVFSWFFSLCSLASFFIWAFINLTHLRWRYALESQGRSTDEIIFRSPFGTFGSWTGLAVLIFIIGVEIWISVFPVGSPSADVVTFWKNCLSLPLLLVIWALHKTYYRTWNLLWIKLQDIDLDTGRREIDVDQLREELAEEREVLSAKPFYYKIWHFFC, encoded by the coding sequence ATGGTTGACTTTGAGAAACAGAGCGATGAGAGCGACTCCAATTTGAAGTCTGTTGGCCACGGAAATCAAACAGTTACAGTTATTGATTCCCATACTTCATTGCCCGGTGGATTGTCACAGTATCCGAGCACTGGCAACAATGTTTCCAACAAATACACTTCAGCACAGCAAGATTTACCAGGGCGTGGATTGTATTCCacatcatcagcatcatcatcatcatcatcgacCCAGTCGCACAATTCCTATACCAATTTCAATACAGAGAAACAACCTATCCACAAACGTATAATTGATTCCTTCAGACCCATTAACCTTGAAGACCAAGGCTTTGGCGATGAAGAGATTGCCAATATGACACCCTTGGAACGATCCATTGTTGCATCGGCGAGACATCCGCTCGCAAGACGGTTAAAGACACGTCATTTGACAATGATTGCCATTGGAGGCTCAATTGGAACCGGTCTTTTTGTTGGATCGGGGTATGCGTTGGCAAATGGTGGTCCTGCAGCGGTATTGATTGGGTATCTGATTGTAGGATACGCTTTGTTAACAGTTGTTAATGCCTTGGGTGAATTATCGGTGCAGTTCCCAGTTAGTGGTTCTTTTAATGCGTTTTTTTCAAGGTTTGTTGATCCATCATGGGGTTTTACTTTGGCACTCATGTACTACCTCAGTTGGGCCATTTCCTACCCATCGGAATTGATTGCGGCTGCAATGACCATTCAGTACTGGAATACTTCAATCTCTCCCGCAGTATGGGTTGCAGTGATTTGGGTCGTTGTTTCGGCAATCAACTTCTTTGGAGTTAAAGGGTACGGTGAGGTTGAATTTGGCTTATCCATAATCAAAGTGTTGGCCGTGGTTGGATTTTTAATCTTGGGTGTTTGCATCATCTGTGGTGTTGGAGACCAAGGATATATCGGTGCCAAATTCTGGCATAATCCTGGCGCGTTTAATCACGGCTTCAAAGGTGTTTGTAGTGTATTCATCTCGGCTGCGTTTTCCTTTGGTGGTATTGAGCTTGTAGCTCTCGCTGCAgcagaaaccaaaaacccTAAAAAGTCCTTACCAGCTGCTGTGAAACAAACTTTTTGGCGTGTCGCTATCTTCTATCTCTTGACAATGTTGATAATAGGATTGTTGGTTCCATACACTAATGACGATTTGATGAATGGTGAAGGTATCGCAGCCTCTCCCTTTGTCATTGCGCTTGAGTACGGAGGTATCAGAGTTGTTAATCATATTATGAATGCAGTCATTGTTATAGCAGTTATATCTGTTGGTAACTCATCAGTCTATGGCGCTTCTCGTACCTTGGCCTCATTAGCTGCGCAAGGTTTGATCCCAAACATTTTTGGATATATTGACAGAGAAGGAAGACCTTTAATCGCCATCATTATAACATCTTTGATTGGACTCTTGGGTTTTCTTGTTGTCAACAAGAATGAGGATGAAGTGTTTTCATGGTTTTTTTCCTTGTGCTCATTGGCatcctttttcatttggGCATTCATCAATTTGACTCACTTGAGATGGCGATATGCTCTCGAGAGCCAGGGCAGATCTACCGATGAAATCATTTTCCGATCGCCTTTTGGCACATTTGGTTCATGGACCGGGCTTGCAGTATTGATCTTCATCATTGGTGTTGAAATATGGATCAGTGTTTTCCCAGTTGGAAGTCCAAGTGCGGATGTTGTCACATTCTGGAAAAATTGCTTGTCGTTACCTCTATTACTTGTGATTTGGGCATTACACAAGACTTATTACCGCACATGGAATTTGCTCTGGATAAAGTTACAAGACATTGATTTGGATACAGGGCGACGCGAAATTGACGTAGACCAACTACGTGAGGAATTGGCTGAAGAGAGGGAAGTTTTGAGTGCTAAACCATTTTATTACAAAATTTGGCACTTTTTCTGTTAA
- the DHH1 gene encoding DExD/H-box ATP-dependent RNA helicase dhh1, whose protein sequence is MSETSDWKSDLNLPQKDTRPQTEDVLNTKGKSFEDFNLKRELLMGIFEAGFEKPSPIQEESIPMALAGRDVLARAKNGTGKTASFIIPCLQLVKPKLNKIQALILVPTRELALQTSQVVRTLGKHLGVQCMVTTGGTSLRDDIVRLNDPVHILVGTPGRVLDLASRKIADLSECPIFVMDEADKMLSREFKGIIEQILEFFPQNRQALLFSATFPITVKAFMEKHLNKPYEINLMDELTLKGISQFYAFVEERQKLHCLNTLFSKLQINQSIIFCNSTNRVELLAKKITELGYSCYYSHAKMPQQARNKVFHEFRQGKVRNLVCSDLLTRGIDIQAVNVVINFDFPKTAETYLHRIGRSGRFGHLGLAINLMSWNDRYSLYKIEQELGTEIKPIPATIDKSLYVAENEDAVPRPFKAEDLARVKNGGSGVGVNNHQQTTS, encoded by the coding sequence ATGTCAGAAACTAGCGATTGGAAGAGTGATTTAAATCTTCCACAGAAGGACACTAGACCTCAGACCGAGGATGTGTTAAACACCAAGGGCAAATCATTTGAAGACTTCAATTTGAAGAGAGAATTATTGATGGGTATTTTTGAAGCCGGATTCGAAAAGCCATCCCCCATTCAAGAAGAGTCGATCCCCATGGCCTTGGCCGGAAGGGATGTTCTTGCGAGAGCCAAGAATGGTACCGGTAAAACAGCATCGTTTATAATTCCATGTTTACAACTAGTCAAaccaaaattaaacaaaatccAAGCATTAATATTAGTCCCCACCAGGGAATTGGCATTACAGACGTCTCAGGTTGTAAGGACTTTGGGTAAGCACTTGGGAGTACAATGTATGGTTACCACGGGTGGTACCTCATTAAGAGATGATATTGTTAGATTAAACGACCCCGTGCATATCTTGGTTGGAACACCAGGGCGAGTATTGGATTTGGCTTCTAGAAAGATTGCAGATTTGTCTGAGTGTCCTATCTTTGTAATGGATGAGGCTGATAAAATGTTGTCACGAGAGTTTAAAGGAATAATAGAACAAATTTTAGAATTTTTCCCACAAAATAGACAAGCATTGTTGTTTAGTGCTACTTTCCCAATTACCGTGAAAGCTTTTATGGAGAAGCATTTGAACAAGCCATATGAGATTAATCTTATGGATGAATTAACATTGAAAGGTATCTCACAGTTTTATGCCTTTGTTGAGGAGAGACAAAAATTGCACTGTCTCAACACattattttccaaattacaaatcaatcaatcaatcatcTTTTGTAACTCGACAAACCGAGTTGAGCTATtagcaaaaaagattacTGAGCTTGGATATTCATGTTATTATTCGCATGCAAAGATGCCTCAGCAAGCGAGAAACAAGGTGTTTCACGAGTTTAGACAGGGTAAAGTTAGAAACTTGGTTTGTTCCGACTTGTTGACCAGAGGTATTGACATACAAGCTGTTAATGTGGTTATCAATTTTGATTTCCCTAAAACAGCAGAGACTTATTTGCACAGAATTGGTCGTTCTGGTAGATTTGGTCACTTGGGTTTGGCCATTAATTTGATGAGTTGGAACGATAGATACTCATTATACAAGATTGAGCAAGAATTGGGCACTGAGATTAAGCCTATCCCAGCAACAATTGATAAATCGTTGTATGTTGCTGAAAACGAAGACGCAGTTCCAAGACCCTTCAAGGCCGAGGACTTGGCAAGAGTTAAGaatggtggtagtggtgtaGGTGTAAACAACCACCAACAAACTACTTCATAG
- the ADE4 gene encoding amidophosphoribosyltransferase (MEROPS:MER0011806; BUSCO:EOG092621CP), whose translation MCGILGIVLANQAINVAPELFEGAMFLQHRGQDAAGIVTCGKQGRLYQCKGNGMARDVFTQQRMQNLVGNMGICHLRYPTAGSSAGSEAQPFYVNSPYGISMSHNGNLVNSIELRQYLDEVVHRHINTDSDSELLLNVFAAELDKFNKSRVNNGDLFTALTKTMERIRGAYACITMLAGYGIIGFRDPNGIRPLQIGERVVESANGEKSVDYMLASESVVLKAHGFKKFRDLNPGEAVIIQKTGVPEFKQVVEPKLFAPDIFEYVYFARPDSVLDGKSVYRSRIEMGIKLAEKIQRVLPSDETIDAVIPVPDTARTSAFQCAVSLGVPYREGFVKNRYIGRTFIMPNQQERRSSVRRKLNAMDSEFEGRNVLLVDDSIVRGTTSKEIVQMAREAGAKKVFFASCSPPIRFNHIYGIDLADTKALVGFNRDEEEISKVIGADKVIYQDLQDLVECCKTSEVQKFEVGVFTGNYITGVEDNYIQELEKIRAQNQRIEAAKNGGPVDGFSVDACIDQGDMIDVKAEVDISIYNNGDH comes from the coding sequence ATGTGTGGTATTTTGGGAATAGTATTGGCCAACCAGGCCATCAATGTTGCACCTGAGTTATTTGAAGGTGCGATGTTTTTACAGCACAGGGGCCAGGATGCTGCAGGTATAGTCACATGTGGTAAGCAAGGCCGTCTTTACCAATGCAAAGGTAATGGTATGGCGCGCGATGTGTTCACTCAGCAAAGAATGCAGAATCTTGTTGGTAATATGGGTATTTGCCATTTGCGTTACCCTACTGCTGGTTCTAGTGCTGGTTCTGAAGCACAGCCCTTTTACGTTAATTCGCCATATGGTATTTCAATGAGTCATAATGGTAACTTGGTCAACTCGATCGAATTGAGACAATATTTGGACGAAGTGGTGCATCGTCATATCAACACCGATTCAGATTCAGAGCTATTGTTGAATGTCTTTGCAGCCGAGTTGGATAAGTTCAACAAGAGTAGAGTTAATAATGGTGATTTGTTCACTGCTTTGACCAAAACGATGGAGAGAATCAGAGGTGCTTATGCTTGTATCACGATGTTGGCTGGGTATGGTATAATTGGTTTCAGAGATCCCAATGGTATTAGACCTTTGCAAATTGGTGAGCGTGTTGTTGAGAGTGCAAATGGTGAGAAATCAGTTGATTACATGTTGGCCTCAGAGAGTGTGGTGTTAAAAGCGCACGGTTTCAAAAAATTCCGTGACTTGAACCCAGGTGAAGCTGTGATTATCCAAAAGACTGGTGTTCCAGAGTTTAAGCAAGTTGTTGAGCCGAAATTGTTTGCTCCAGATATTTTTGAGTATGTGTATTTTGCCAGACCAGACTCTGTGTTGGATGGTAAATCAGTTTATAGATCCAGAATTGAGATGGGTATCAAATTGGCTGAAAAGATTCAGAGGGTGTTACCTAGTGATGAGACTATTGATGCAGTGATTCCTGTTCCTGATACTGCAAGGACCAGTGCATTCCAATGTGCCGTGTCTTTGGGAGTTCCATATAGAGAAGGTTTTGTTAAGAATAGGTATATCGGAAGAACGTTTATCATGCCCAACCAACAGGAGAGAAGATCTTCAGTGCGCAGAAAGTTGAATGCCATGGATTCAGAGTTTGAGGGCAGAAATGTTTTGTTGGTTGATGACTCCATTGTGAGGGGTACTACATCGAAGGAAATTGTCCAGATGGCTAGAGAGGCTGGTGCCAAAAAGGTATTTTTTGCATCGTGTTCTCCACCAATTAGGTTTAACCATATTTATGGTATTGATTTGGCAGACACAAAGGCTTTGGTTGGTTTTAACCGTGATGAAGAGGAGATTTCCAAGGTTATTGGTGCCGATAAGGTGATTTATCAAGATTTGCAAGACCTCGTTGAGTGTTGTAAAACGTCTGAGGTGCAAAAATTTGAAGTTGGTGTTTTCACTGGTAATTACATTACTGGTGTCGAGGACAATTATATACAGGAACTAGAAAAGATTAGGGCGCAGAACCAGCGTATAGAAGCGGCCAAGAATGGTGGTCCAGTTGATGGGTTTAGTGTTGATGCGTGTATTGACCAAGGAGATATGATTGATGTCAAGGCAGAAGTTGATATTAGTATATACAACAATGGTGATCACTAG